The following nucleotide sequence is from Defluviitalea raffinosedens.
TTTTGTAAATGGAATAAAAGTTGATTTGAATTATTCTATAGAAAATGGTGACGAAATATATTTTAAAGAAATAAAAGAGGACAAGACGATATTAGTAAGTGAAACGGATGAAGATTCTTTATCTGTTCATCTGCAAGATCATTCTGTTACAGTAACAGTGAATGGAAATCCAGTAATAATGGAGGGTAAAAAATCAGGCTATATTTTTGTGGATATTTTTAATTTTATTGATTTTGATTTAAAAAACCCTCAGGGAAATATTGTGCTTAAATTAAATGGAAAAAGGGCAGCTTTTACTGATATAATAAAGCAAGGAGATATGATTGAAATCTACTGGGATAAATCAAATAAGGCGGTTGATATATGAACAGATTGGAATTTTTAGAAAAAAGATATACCTGTATCCATATTGGTTTTTTAGTAATAATGATGATTCATTTAGAACTTAATAATTGGATTGGAAAATCAGATGATATATCTTTGAATAAATTTCTCCTTGCAGTAGGCTTAGCCATTATGGGCGTTAAATTTTTGGTGATCAAAAAAGGATTGCTTCCCAAATATCATTTATATAATTGCTTTAAAATTATTGAATTGCTCTATGTGGGTATACTCATTTATCAGGATCAGACAGTCTTATTACCGGAAGTCTTATTTTACTTGTTGATTTTATTTGAAATTTTTTCAACACATTCAAATTTGAAGGCCTTATTTTTTTACTTTATACCATTAATTATATCTAGTTTAATTATGCTTGGAAAAGAGTTCTTTTTGCTTACTAATTTTATTGACATGTTATTTTTGATTGTATCTAATATTTTCTTTATATACATAGTCAATTCCACCATTCATGAAATAGAAAAGAATTCGGATAAATATAAAGAATTGCTTATTCAAACTCAGAAGAAAAATGAAGAATTATTAAAGATTAAAGAACATATGGAATTGGTCAACAAAGAACTGGAACAGCAAAAAGAGGAAATGAGAAAAACGAGCGAGAGTTTCAGAAATCATGTGGCAGAATTATTTATCCTTAAAGAGACCAGTTCTTATATTGGATCCATTCTTGAAATTCAACAGCTTTTGGAAATGGTTTGTGATATGATTATGGGGATATTGGGAGTGGATACATGTTCGATTATTGTGTATGACGAAAAATATGAAACTCTTGATTTTCATATTAAAAGTATTTACAGTCATGAAGTCATAGAAAATTTTAAGACAAGTATATCCAACAGTTCTTTGCAAAAAAGGATGAAAGATAAAGAAATTTTAATCAATAATAATTGTAGGGAGGAAAAATATTCGTTTTTACAGGGCAGAGATGTTGGTTCTTTTGTTGCTGTTCCTTTGTATAAAGGAAATAAGTCTTATGGACTGATTTTAGCAGAACATACTTTAGAAAATTATTTCTCTACAAGCAATACGGATTTGTTCAAAGCTGTGTCTATGCAGGTGGCTGTAGCAATTGAAAATGCAAAGTTATATGAGCAAATGGAAGAAATGGCTGCAAGAGACGGCCTTACAAAAGTTTATAACAGAATGTATCTGCAGAGAATAATGCCTGAAATGATAGAGAATGCAAAACTGAATTATGAACCAATATCTATCGGCATATTTGACATTGATCATTTTAAAGTATTAAATGATACTTATGGACATCTCTTTGGAGATGAAGTGCTTAAAGCAATTGCTCATTTGGCACAAAAAAAGGTGGAGGCATATCATGGGATTGTTGCAAGATATGGTGGAGAAGAATTTGTTATGATTTTTCCAAATGTGCCATTAAAAGAAGCAGCTTTTATTGTGGAGGAGTTACGACAAGAAATTGAACAATTTACTTTGACAAAAGACGATATAACAGCTAAAATTACGGCAAGTTTTGGTGTTAGCGGATTCCCGGAAGTGGACGGACAAAATCTTCTTAGAACTGCGGATGATGCCATGTATATGTCTAAACGTCAGGGAAGAAATCGTGTAACAGTAGCATGTGTTAATGAAAATAATGTTTTGAATTTAAATGTGATGCAATGAATGTAATATATTGACAACAGGATAATAAATTTTAAAAAAGAGGCTAAACTAAATAATAGTCTCTTTTTATTTGGAAGGAGGTGGCTATAATGAATAACATCGATATGGCCGCGTTATTACTTACAGCGGGTATTAGAAGAAAAAAGGTACATAAAATATTGAGTCATTATGGAGAAAATGAATTGACCATAAATGATTTAAAAGAAATCATCCATAGCAATTTTTTTAAAATTACATTGAGCCAACTTCATCATTTTTACGAAAAAAGTAAACGGATTATTGACTGGGCTGAGAAAGCTCACATCGATGTCGTCGATTTTCAGCATCCCAGATATCCTTTATCATTGAGAGGTATAGAAGATCCTCCATTACTTTTGTTTATTAAAGGAGAATACGGATTTATAAGAAAGGAAGAAAATTGCGTTGGGGTTATAGGTACCCGAGAACCTACTGATTATGGGAAGGAAATTGCAAAAATGGTTGGAGGATATTTAGCCAAAAAAAATGTAGGGGTAGTTAGTGGATTGGCATTGGGATGCGATACGGGCGCTCATTTAGGTTGCCTAAAAAATAAAGGAAGAACAGCAGCTGTTCTTGCTCACGGCCTTGATATGATTTATCCTAAAGAAAATAGAAATTTGGCAGAGGAAATCATTGCTTCAGGCGGCTGTCTTATAAGTGAATATTTTCCTTTTGAAAAACCTAAAAATTATTCTTTTATTGAAAGAGACCGGATTCAAAGCGGATTAAGTAAAGGGATCATTGTTATTGAAACTGAGGAGACCGGAGGAACAATGCATACAGTAAATTTTGCACGAAAGCAAAAGAAAAAGATTGGATGTATGAAATATCCGAAAACTTTTAATAAGTATTCAACCTTGAAAGGCAATGAAACCATATTAAACATGAATGCAGTTCCTATAAAAAACTACAAAGATATCGATGACTTTATAAAAGCAAGTAATTAAATATAAGATAAATTAATTCTATGATCAATAAAAATCTTATATCATATGGAGGAAATAATGAGGATATTTATTGCGATTGCTTTTAATGAGGAGATAAAATCCTATTTACAGGAAGTTCAAAATGAAGTGCGTTCATTTTGCTATAAAGGAAATTTTTCTCATAAAGAGAATTTTCATCTTACATTAAGATTTATTGGTGAAGTCAATCCATCAGAGATCATAAATATCCAAAAAGCTATGGACAGGGTCACTGAGCAGATTACAGGATTTAATCTTGAGCTTGGTCAGATGGGTTCGTTTGAAAGACAAAACGAACATCTTATCTGGATTGGATTGGGAGGAGCCTTGTCAAAGCTTGATCATTTATATCATACGATCCAGGAGGAATTAAGTAAGATAGGCATTCCACAGGAGAGCAGACCTTTAAAACCCCATATTACTTTGGCACGTCGTGTACAGGTAAAAGATTCTTTTGAGGATATTAGGACGAAAGTCATTGTAGATCGCAAATTGATACAAGTGGATTCTATCGTTCTTATGGAAAGTAGAAGAATCAACGGAAGGTTAACTTATATTCCGGTTTATGAAAAAGGATTCTGTGGTAAGGAATGAATTATATGTCATCCAATAGACGCCGTTCACATATTCATTTTGTAAAACAGTTTAAAAATGAAACTTTGGAATATACAGGCACCAGGATTGTCATATTTCTAAAAGAAAAAGGAATCAAATATATAAAGGACTTTGACCAATTTTTCATACATAGATATTATAGGCCTAAAAATAAAAAGCATTCTATTTCTCAGTGGAAGATAATACCTTGTGTAATATCTGAAGTTATTAAAAAAGTGATGATTAATGAGAGTATGTGTAAAAAGTATAAGATGATTCATATCTTATATGAATCCACTACAAGAAATATAGAGGATTTTTTAGAAGAGGTGCTTGCAGAGGAAAAGATCTTTCTTTCAAAAGAGGAAATTGAAAATATCAAAGAAAAGATAAAAAATAATTGATAATTAAAAAATATTATGATAGAATAAAAAGCAATTGAATATTTCGGATGAAGATTGCAGGAGAGAGATGGAAACATCCATCCACCGAAGAAGTAAATCTTTCAGGTACCATGACTGTAATTGGACGAACCTCTGGAGAGATTCATTAAATGAACACCGAAGGAGTAAATCGCAATCAATGATTGTGGTGAAACTCTCAGGTAAAAGGACAGAGCGTATATATATTATGCAATAATGCATAGTTATATTTTTTTGCGTTTTTCAGAGGCCAACCTATTTTGGCCTTTTTTTATTGTAATGAACGTGTTCATTTAAAATCTCTTCCTAACATCATTTTAATATTAATCAGAAAATAAGGAGGAAGCAACATGATGAATTTTTTAAACACATTAAATGGATGGGTATGGGGACCACCACTTTTAATTTTACTGGTGGGAACAGGAATATATCTGACAATCCGATTAGGATTATTGCAAGTTATTAAGTTGCCTTTGGCGCTCCGTTACTTATTTGTAAAAGATGAGGATGACGACTCAGGCGAAGGAGATGTATCCAGTTTTGCAGCCCTATGTACTGCATTGTCCGCTACAATTGGTACAGGAAATATTGTAGGGGTTGCTACAGCAATTAAAACTGGTGGCCCTGGAGCTTTGTTCTGGATGTGGGTTGCGGCATTTTTCGGAATGGCAACCAAATATGCAGAAGGACTTTTAGCAGTTAAATATCGTGTGGTAGATGAAAACGGACAAATGTCCGGAGGGCCTATGTATTATATTGAAAAAGGTTTAGGGAATAAATGGCTTGCAAAGCTTTTTGCACTGTTTGGAATTTTCGTGGCTTGTTTTGGAATAGGAACCTTTGCGCAGGTGCAAGCGATCAGCACTGCAGCTAAAGATAGTCTGCATGTACCTATTTGGATTACAGCAATTATATTAACACTTTTGGTAGCAATGGTAACTCTTGGAGGGATCAAAACGATTTCAAAGGCGTCAGAGTTGATCGTTCCTTTTATGGCTATATTTTATATTGTTGGTGGAGTGATTATATTAA
It contains:
- a CDS encoding diguanylate cyclase, which translates into the protein MNRLEFLEKRYTCIHIGFLVIMMIHLELNNWIGKSDDISLNKFLLAVGLAIMGVKFLVIKKGLLPKYHLYNCFKIIELLYVGILIYQDQTVLLPEVLFYLLILFEIFSTHSNLKALFFYFIPLIISSLIMLGKEFFLLTNFIDMLFLIVSNIFFIYIVNSTIHEIEKNSDKYKELLIQTQKKNEELLKIKEHMELVNKELEQQKEEMRKTSESFRNHVAELFILKETSSYIGSILEIQQLLEMVCDMIMGILGVDTCSIIVYDEKYETLDFHIKSIYSHEVIENFKTSISNSSLQKRMKDKEILINNNCREEKYSFLQGRDVGSFVAVPLYKGNKSYGLILAEHTLENYFSTSNTDLFKAVSMQVAVAIENAKLYEQMEEMAARDGLTKVYNRMYLQRIMPEMIENAKLNYEPISIGIFDIDHFKVLNDTYGHLFGDEVLKAIAHLAQKKVEAYHGIVARYGGEEFVMIFPNVPLKEAAFIVEELRQEIEQFTLTKDDITAKITASFGVSGFPEVDGQNLLRTADDAMYMSKRQGRNRVTVACVNENNVLNLNVMQ
- a CDS encoding DNA-processing protein DprA, translated to MNNIDMAALLLTAGIRRKKVHKILSHYGENELTINDLKEIIHSNFFKITLSQLHHFYEKSKRIIDWAEKAHIDVVDFQHPRYPLSLRGIEDPPLLLFIKGEYGFIRKEENCVGVIGTREPTDYGKEIAKMVGGYLAKKNVGVVSGLALGCDTGAHLGCLKNKGRTAAVLAHGLDMIYPKENRNLAEEIIASGGCLISEYFPFEKPKNYSFIERDRIQSGLSKGIIVIETEETGGTMHTVNFARKQKKKIGCMKYPKTFNKYSTLKGNETILNMNAVPIKNYKDIDDFIKASN
- the thpR gene encoding RNA 2',3'-cyclic phosphodiesterase, encoding MRIFIAIAFNEEIKSYLQEVQNEVRSFCYKGNFSHKENFHLTLRFIGEVNPSEIINIQKAMDRVTEQITGFNLELGQMGSFERQNEHLIWIGLGGALSKLDHLYHTIQEELSKIGIPQESRPLKPHITLARRVQVKDSFEDIRTKVIVDRKLIQVDSIVLMESRRINGRLTYIPVYEKGFCGKE